A single Crateriforma conspicua DNA region contains:
- a CDS encoding hemerythrin domain-containing protein, which translates to MNTSDTARRLGVNAAFLKDIKDDNQHLKQLLDRIDPLIKHPTVACNHWSEISALLDELRDQLAFHFSLEEAYGYFDSALDTDPLRSAEAEHLRAAHPKLFARIRDLADRAGETAPDAETKVAAVVSDYRTFFRSFADHEEAELRLILSTLDDDIGVGD; encoded by the coding sequence ATGAACACATCCGATACCGCACGTCGCTTGGGCGTCAACGCTGCGTTTTTGAAAGACATCAAAGACGATAACCAGCATTTGAAGCAGCTGCTTGATCGGATCGACCCGTTGATCAAGCACCCGACGGTCGCCTGCAACCATTGGTCGGAAATCAGTGCATTGCTGGACGAATTGCGGGACCAGTTGGCTTTCCATTTCTCATTGGAAGAAGCCTACGGGTACTTTGATTCCGCCTTGGACACCGACCCGCTTCGCAGTGCCGAAGCGGAACACTTGCGTGCGGCTCATCCGAAACTATTCGCCCGCATCCGCGACTTGGCTGATCGTGCAGGCGAAACCGCACCTGATGCCGAGACGAAAGTTGCGGCCGTGGTATCCGATTACAGGACGTTTTTTCGCAGTTTCGCGGATCATGAAGAAGCGGAACTTCGATTGATCCTATCCACGTTGGATGATGACATCGGTGTGGGCGATTGA
- a CDS encoding ThiF family adenylyltransferase, with amino-acid sequence MNSPRDRYARQIQLSTIGDQGQRRIGDSTAAVVGCGALGTVAAELLARAGVGRLRLVDRDIVEWSNLQRQSLFDENDARSGSPKAAAAADRLRRINSDIQIEPQVVDVLPGNITGVLDGVDLVIDACDNFELRLLINDWSLENEIPFIHGGCVGSGGQVRLFDGTGQPCFRCLVRDLPPPGSVQTCDTAGVLGAATHLIASLQAAEAIKWLAGSRSSIRTSVLSIDLWQNKIRQIDTSEIVDPQCPACVGKRRDFLNADAGPPAAALCGRESVQVPARQGTQLDLSSFEARWQDLGRVQCTPFFVRLHLDESQSLTLFRDGRAVISGTRDVAIARSLYDRYVG; translated from the coding sequence TTGAATAGCCCCCGAGACCGATACGCCCGACAAATCCAGTTGTCCACGATTGGCGATCAGGGACAGCGTCGCATTGGCGATTCGACGGCGGCGGTTGTGGGCTGTGGTGCCTTGGGCACGGTCGCAGCCGAATTGCTGGCCCGTGCGGGTGTCGGCCGATTGCGTCTGGTCGATCGCGACATTGTGGAATGGAGCAACCTGCAACGACAGTCCCTGTTTGACGAAAACGATGCCCGATCGGGATCGCCCAAAGCGGCCGCCGCAGCCGACCGCTTGCGACGTATCAATTCGGATATCCAGATCGAACCGCAAGTTGTCGATGTTTTGCCGGGCAACATCACCGGCGTACTAGACGGAGTTGATTTGGTCATCGATGCCTGTGACAACTTCGAATTACGTTTACTGATCAATGACTGGTCACTGGAAAACGAGATCCCGTTCATTCACGGTGGATGCGTGGGATCCGGCGGTCAGGTGCGTCTATTCGATGGAACCGGCCAACCGTGCTTTCGCTGCCTTGTTCGCGATCTGCCGCCGCCCGGTTCGGTTCAGACGTGCGACACGGCCGGTGTCTTGGGTGCGGCCACCCATTTGATTGCCAGTTTGCAGGCCGCTGAAGCGATCAAGTGGCTGGCCGGCAGTCGTTCTTCCATCCGCACGTCCGTATTGTCGATCGATCTGTGGCAGAACAAAATTCGACAGATCGATACATCGGAGATTGTCGATCCGCAGTGTCCGGCGTGTGTCGGAAAACGACGCGATTTCTTGAACGCCGACGCCGGGCCGCCGGCCGCCGCACTGTGTGGGCGTGAAAGCGTGCAAGTTCCGGCGCGTCAGGGAACACAGTTGGATCTTTCATCGTTTGAAGCACGATGGCAAGACTTGGGCAGGGTCCAGTGCACGCCCTTTTTTGTTCGCCTTCATTTGGACGAATCCCAAAGTTTGACACTGTTTCGGGACGGCCGGGCCGTGATCAGCGGGACCCGCGACGTCGCGATCGCACGATCGCTGTACGATCGCTACGTGGGATGA
- the epmA gene encoding EF-P lysine aminoacylase EpmA: MENSSMHPMVVQRADLLRQVRRFFDDRGYFEVQPPCMGRDCVVDAYLDPIRVQTSELGLATDDVPRHFFLQTSPESAMKRMLAGGAPSIYSIGPVFRSGEVGRHHNVEFTMLEWYQRDGDAESQIGLLKDLAEVILRRTATSVISYREAFQQSLGVDPIEGDLKRLRSLVQQREPDLAQDLADDRDGLLDVLFSDRVIPQLTKESSWIVRDYPLTQAALARQSARDPDCAERFEWFVDGIELANGYDELLDANELLHRYESNNRKREAAGRSPLETDTTLLAAMRSGLPQCAGVALGFDRLLMLRMGVEHIDDVIPLPIDRA; the protein is encoded by the coding sequence ATGGAAAATTCGTCCATGCACCCGATGGTGGTTCAGCGGGCCGACCTGCTGCGACAGGTTCGACGCTTCTTCGACGATCGCGGCTATTTCGAAGTCCAACCGCCTTGTATGGGACGCGACTGCGTCGTCGATGCCTACTTGGATCCAATTCGTGTTCAGACGTCCGAGTTGGGTTTGGCGACCGATGATGTGCCCCGCCACTTCTTTCTGCAGACATCTCCTGAATCGGCGATGAAACGAATGTTGGCCGGCGGTGCCCCATCGATCTACAGCATCGGGCCGGTATTCCGCAGCGGCGAAGTCGGCCGGCACCACAACGTCGAATTCACGATGTTGGAATGGTATCAACGCGACGGGGATGCCGAGTCCCAGATCGGCCTGTTGAAGGATTTGGCAGAGGTGATCCTGCGGCGGACCGCCACCTCGGTGATCAGCTATCGCGAAGCGTTTCAGCAATCCTTGGGTGTGGACCCGATCGAAGGTGATCTGAAACGTCTGCGTTCCCTCGTACAGCAAAGGGAGCCCGACTTGGCCCAAGATCTGGCCGACGATCGTGACGGGTTGTTGGATGTCTTGTTTTCCGATCGTGTCATTCCGCAGTTGACCAAAGAGTCATCTTGGATCGTTCGGGACTATCCGTTGACGCAAGCGGCACTGGCCCGTCAATCGGCTCGCGATCCGGACTGTGCCGAGCGTTTTGAGTGGTTCGTCGACGGGATCGAATTGGCCAACGGTTATGACGAATTGCTGGACGCAAACGAATTGTTGCATCGGTACGAATCGAACAACCGAAAGCGTGAGGCTGCCGGTCGATCACCGCTAGAAACCGACACCACGTTACTGGCGGCGATGCGGTCGGGGTTGCCCCAATGTGCAGGCGTCGCGCTTGGTTTCGATCGGCTTCTGATGCTTCGAATGGGCGTCGAACATATCGACGATGTCATCCCGTTGCCGATTGACCGAGCATGA